CGCCGAACCGCCGACCGCCCTGCTGGAGTATCCCTTCACCCAGGACGACCTGCCGCGGCTGCGCATGCTCGTCGACCAGTACGCCGACCGCGAGGGGCTGCCCGAACCGCAGCGGAGCGATTTCATCGTGGCCATCGACGCGGTGGCCACCAACGCCATCGCCCACGCGGGCGGCGGCGGCACGCTGACACTGCGGCGCGTCGACGGACACCTCGAATGCCACATCCACGACTCCGGCCCGGGCTTCACCGCGGACGTCATCCCCCCGCTGGCCCCGGGCATCGGCGACCCCGCCGAGGGCCGCGGACTGTGGCTGGCCCGCCACATCACCGAGTACCTCAGGATCTCCGACGGCACCATCGGAGCCGTCGTCACCCTCGCCATGCGCCTGCCCCACTGAGAGCCTGTCTTTGAACCCCCGCCTGCGCCCCGACGCCCGGCACGCACTCCCCCAAGCTCTCGGCTCCGCTCGAGCAGGGGGGACCCCCATGCTGCACGGCGTCCCAGGACAGGTGGCTCCGCCACATGACCTGGCACGCCGCACACCGATCGCACGCACCGAACGCCGCTGCGCCCGCGCTCCGCGCGAACGACGGGGGTTCAAAGACAGGCTCTGAGGACCGTCAGCTCCCGGTCGGGCAGTCCGCCCGGCGCGACGGCGGAGCCGCGCGGCCCGACTCCGCGTCCGCCACCGTCAGCACCTGCACGGTCAGGGCGCACTCGACCTGCCTGACGGTATGGAACGTCACGAGGTCCTCGGGACCGTGCTCACGCCGTGGCCCGCCGCCGATCAGCATGCCGACGAGCCTGGCCCCGTACACCATGTGCCCGTCGACCTCCTTGTCGACCGGCACGAACACGGGGGATCCCGAATCGCCGTCGTCCACGATGTCCACGCCCTCCTTCCCGGCGAGCACCAGGCCCCGGGTGCACACGATCGGCTCCTCATCGCCGCAGGACTCACCACCGGTGAGGTTGTACACCTCGATGTCGCAGACCAGCTTGGTCACCTTCCCGCTGACACACACCTTCTGCCCGCGCACGGGACCGTCCACCTTCTCCAGGACACGGCGCGCGACGGGCGTGCTCGGCGTACCGCCGTCCGTCCAGATGGTCGTCGCGTACACCTGCGGTTTGACGCGGGTGCCGGTGATCATCGCGGCGTCCATCGTCTCCGTGTTGTACGACTCGAGGAACGTGCCGAACCTGAACTCGCCCGAGGTCGCATCCGTCCCGCTCGGCGCGCAGTGCCCGGCACTCGCCATCCCGCGCTTGCCACTGACGACCTTGCGCACGGCGAACCCCGACGAACAGGCGAACGTCCGTCCCCCGTACGTCACGCGGTACTCGGCACCGCCGCGGTGCGGCTGCGGATCGTTGGACCTGCTCGCCGGGGCACCGGACGCGGGCGATGACCACGTCAGGACCAGCAGGAGGGCCACCAGGCAGTAGGCGAAGGGTCGTCCTGACATCCGAATCTCCTCATTTCCTAGAGCTCGAAGTCGATCCGTCCGAGCACGCCGACACTCAGGCCGAAGTAGTCGGCGTGCACCGGACGCCGGGCCGCGGGCACGGCGGTGCCGTTCACAGTGAGGGTGTCCGTGGCGGTGTCCGCGTCGGTGCGGTAGAGCTCGTACTCCTGCACGAGCAGCCGGTACGAGGTCAGCAACTGCACGTCCGGCAGGGGGACACCCCCGACCCACACGAACGAGCCGCCGTCGGCCCGGCACGTCAGCTCCGCCGGAGTGCCCGCCTGCTTCCAGTCCATCTCGTCCGTCTGGAGGGTGGCCCGGCTCTGCAGGGTCACGACGACCCGGCGGCTGGCGGCCGCGGCGGTGACTCCGGTGCCGCTGAGCTCGCCGAGTTCGTTGTACGTCGCCGGTCCCGCGAGACGCACGGTGAGCCGGTCGCCGTCCCTGCGACCGGTGACCGAGCGGGGCGGCACGAGCTGCGCGAACTCCGCGCGCTCCACCTTCGACAGATGCAGCGGATCGACCGAGTACGGCTGATAGCGGGCCAGGGCGAGCCGCACGTACGGGAAGTACGTCTTCGCGGTGGCGGCCGCGTCGCCGAAATCCACGTCGATGTCGACGTACCACAGCTGCCGCTCCGGGTGGAACGCCGGAGCGAACGCCACCGCGTCGACGGCCACGGGGGCCGTGCCAGGGGAGTCGGCGAGCCGCAGGCCCGTCAGCCTCTCCGCCGCGTTCGGGAAGTGTCCGGCGGCCGGGTTCGGCAGGACCGTCGGGTCGGCCCAGACGGGGTCCACACCCCAGCGGGTGACGAAGGTGTCCGGCAGGGCCGCACCGGCCGGATCGAGCAGGACGGCCAGCATCTCGTCGTCGCCGGAGGAGAACCACGGCCGGTTCAGATAGACGCGCAGGCCCGCGGGGCGGCGGTGCCGGGTGATGGAGCGGCGCTCCTCGTCGACGGTCCGCTGCCAGCGGAAGGTCGGCACGACATAGGCCACCGCGGGCGGCTCGGGACGGCGCGAACTGGGCACGCGCACGGGAGCAGCCACCGGCCCGACCCGGGTGACGTTGGCCCGGTCCTGCGTGATGCTGGGGTGGAAGTACTCGCGGAACCGGGTGACGGCCGTCGGTGTGTAGCGGATGTTGCGGTGCCGGGTGTCGCCGAACTCGTGCGCGCGGTCGACGTGTTCCTCGTCGGCGGTGTACGCGAGGGTGATGTCCTCCAGGTGCGTGTGGCCGTCGATCAGGACCGGCTCGGGCCGGGCGACGTCGTCGAGCCACTCGCTCCAGTGCGCGTCCACCTCGACGTGACCGCTGCTCTCGGCGTGACTGGTCAGCGCCCCTGTCAGCTGCGCCGCGGTCTGTTCGGCCGTGCGGTGCGGTACCAGTTCGCGGAGCTCCGGGCGGAGTACGGGCTTCTCCACCGCGTGGACGAGCGTCAGCTCGACCCACGGGGTGAGCATCCAGTTCTCGCCGTCGGCGCTCGCCCGCGTGACGAACGCCTTGTCCGCGGCGGGCAGCTCCGCCCAGAACGGCGAGTCGGTCAGCAGGCTCCACTGCCGCAGCAACGGCAGCTTCCCCGGGGCGACATAGCAACTCAGCCGCACCGTGGCGATCTCACCCTTGGTGAGGAACACCTCAAGCACCCGTTCGCGCACGCCGTCACGCCAGTGCGGTTCTCTGTCGCCTTCCCTGACGCGCAGCTTGAACGGCTTGGCCTGCGGCCACGGGCCGGGGAACGGGATCTTGCGGTTCTCCGTGTCACCGGGCAGACCGCGCAGCATGACGCCCTCGGCCAGGACGTCCGGCAGGTACGGAAGGAGCAGCTGGTCGGCGCTGTGCACCACGAACTCGCCCTGTTCCAGGCCGGCGCCGCGCCGGGGGAGGGGCAGCGGGGTGAGCGGCAGCGGGTCATGCACGTTGTGCTTGGCGATGTGGATCTCGCCCTCGCGCAGCAGATCGTGTTCCAGGTGCGGCCACTCCGGGTCCCGCACCTTCGTGTCCAGGAAGGACCCGGACTCGCGGGACGCGACGGCGACGTACTCCTCGCGGACCTCGGCGGAGGAGTCCGGGCCGAAGACCGCGTCGAACACGCCGTGCTCCTCGGCCATCTGCAGGGCGGTCTTCGGCGGTGCCACATGCCGCTCCGCGACCGGCTTGTACCGCCGGTCCAGATCGTCGACCTCCGAGCGCGCCTCGTGGTCGGGGACGTCGGAGCGGCGCAGGGCGTACTCGTCGGTGGAGATCGCGCGGCCGTCGTCGGTGACGGTGCTGCGGATGACGAGGCGCTCGGTGGACTCGCCCTCGTTGAACGGCAGGAGCGGCATCACCACGGGCTGGGGGACCGGCTCCCAGCGGCCGTACGTGATCGCGTCGGAGTGGACGGCGTCCGGGGTGCTCGCCGTGTGGTCGGGGCCGTTGCCCGCCAGGTCCACGACCCTGGCGCGCATCCGGTAGGTGCGGCCGAACCGCAGGGCGGGCAGCGAGCCCGGCTCCGCGGTGAACTTCGTGTCGAGCGGCACGTCCGGCGACACGGGCGGCGCCGGTGCCTCCGGCCGGTCGTCCAGGCCGATGGTCCGGCCCGGGCGCGGCGCAGCGAGGCTCCAGCCGTGCCAGCCGAGCACGGCCTGGTGCCCGTACAGCTGCCGGTCGTCGGCCGCGTCGACGGTGACCGCGCTGGACCGCACCAGCCCCTCGTCCGGACGCACTCCCCGGATCTCGACGGGCTGCTGTCCCGGACGACGGACCGTGTAGCGGCCCCGGCGGCGCAGCAACGAACGCCACTGCGCGATGCGGCCGGTGGCGGGGTCGACGACGCCGATGTCGACGCGGTACCCCCGCAGCAGGTCCACGGCGGTCAGGACGGTCTCCGACGCGTCGACCTGCCGGCCCACGTCGGCACCGATGAGCCCGGCGAGGTGCCGGTCGCGGTCGGTGTGCAGCAGGGTGATTCCGGCGCCGCGGGCCGCGGGGGTGCCGGTGCCCGACACCTGCTGGGCCACTGATCGAGCGCCCGGGGGCAGCCGGTCGCCGTTCCACAGGGTGTCGATCGTGCGTGCGTAGTCGACGTGCTTGAGGGCCGCCCCGTCCACGTCGAGTTCGGTGAGGTGCCAGAGCTCGGGGTCGCCGAGGTC
The sequence above is a segment of the Streptomyces sp. Je 1-369 genome. Coding sequences within it:
- a CDS encoding ATP-binding protein is translated as MTSIGPAEPPTALLEYPFTQDDLPRLRMLVDQYADREGLPEPQRSDFIVAIDAVATNAIAHAGGGGTLTLRRVDGHLECHIHDSGPGFTADVIPPLAPGIGDPAEGRGLWLARHITEYLRISDGTIGAVVTLAMRLPH